In one window of Scyliorhinus canicula chromosome 17, sScyCan1.1, whole genome shotgun sequence DNA:
- the LOC119951811 gene encoding zinc finger protein 112-like: MEKPWKCGDCGKGYRAPSLLEIHQRIHTGESPFTCSVCGKGFSRACTLQRHQRVHTGEKPFTCSQCGKGFRHSSTLQRHQRVHTGEKPFTCFQCGKRFIQSYTLRTHERIHTGERPFNCSQCGKGFSQLSHLQSHQRVNSGERHLTCRQCGKEFTQLSHLQLHQKICPRKKPFICSQCGKGFTRLSHLQSHQRVHTGERPFTCSQCGEGFSDSSTLRKHQRVHTGERPFSCFQCGKAFSDSFNRKKHQRLHTGERPFTCSQCAKGFTVLSKLKSHQRVHTREKPFTCSVCGKGFRQSSNLLRHQRVHTGERPF; encoded by the coding sequence atggagaaaccgtggaaatgtggggactgcggGAAGGGATACAGAGCCCCTTCTCTGTTGGAGATTcatcaacgcattcacactggggagagtccattcacctgctctgtgtgtgggaagggattcagtcgtgcatgcaccctgcagagacatcagcgagttcacactggggagaagccattcacctgctctcagtgtgggaagggattcagacatTCATCaaccctgcagagacatcagcgagttcacactggggagaagccattcacctgctttcagtgtgggaagagattcattcaGTCATACACTCTGCGAACACATGAGAGAATTCACACTGGCGAGAGGCCATTcaactgctctcagtgtgggaagggattctctcaGTTATCGCACCTGCAATCACACCAGCGAGTTAACAGTGGGGAGAGGCATTTAACCTGCcgtcagtgtgggaaggaattcactcagttatcccacctgcagtTACACCAGAAAATTTGCCCTCGGaagaagccattcatctgctctcagtgtgggaagggattcactcggttatcccaccttcagagtcaccagcgagttcacactggggagaggccgttcacctgctctcagtgtggggaaggattcagtgattcatccaccctacGGAAACATCAGAGAgtccacactggagagagaccattctcctgctttcagtGTGGGAAGGCATTCAGTGATTCATTTAACCGGAAGAAAcatcagcgacttcacactggggagaggccattcacctgctctcagtgtgcgaAGGGATTCACTGTGTTATCCAAActgaagtcacaccagcgagttcacaccagggagaagccattcacctgctctgtgtgtgggaagggattcagacagtcatccaacctgctgagacatcagcgagttcacactggggagaggccattc